The Sporosarcina sp. Te-1 DNA window TTTTCATAAGCATCTGCAAGACCGGCAATTGTTCCGATCGCTATACTATGATCTCCGCCAAAGACGAGTGGGAAGCGGCCATTTTTTACAACCTGAGACACCCTTGAAGCAAGCTCCGAGTTCGCCTCGATTACTTGATCCAAGTTTTTTAAACGCTCGTCCACAGGTTCCTTTTTTTCAACTGCACTCACTGGCACATCGCCTTCGTCTTTCACTTGATGCCCAATCGCCTCTAGCCTGCCAATTGCGTTTGCGTATCGCATGGCACTCGGTCCCATGTCGACTCCTCGTCTATTTTGTCCTAAATCTAACGGTACACCAATGATTGATATGTTAAGATGCTCCATCTGGAATCCTCCCTTTCTTTATATCAACATTGTAAGACCTTATGAATAATGGCTCAACTCGACATTTTTACGAATATTTATGCGTCACAAACTCATCATTAAAGAACAATCTTCAGCAGGCAGAGGACGGCTATAAAAATAACCTTGTCCTTCTTGACAACCAAGTTCCAGTAGAATTCTCGCCTGTTCTTCCGACTCGATCCCTTCTGCTATTACATGCAAGCCCGCTGTCTCTGCAATTGTCACAATAGCCTTCACGATGGCACGGTTATTTTCGTTCATCTCAATATCTCGGATGAACGACATATCTATCTTTATAGTGTCTGCCGGCAATTCCTGAATATAGCTGAAATTGCTATATCCTGTCCCGAAGTCATCGATTGCGACTGTAATGCCAAGCGACCGGATTGCCTGCAACGTCTCTTTCATGTACTCTTTGTCCGCAAATGAACTCTCCGTCACTTCGATCTCAATCAATTCGGGTGCAATCCCAGTGTCGTGTAACACTTTTTTAATCCGATCCACAGTTTCGGGATCTTCCAACTGGACCGTTGACATATTGATGGCAACACGCACGGGAGGGTAGCCTGCTGCCTGCCAACGCTGCGCCTGCTTGCAAGCTTCCTGAAAAATCCATTCTCCAAGCGGAAGAATCAGCCGGCTCTCTTCTGCAAGAGGAATAAAACGATCTGGAGCAATTCTGCCGAGCTCCGGATGATCCCAACGGACAAGTGCTTCCACTCCCATCAATTCACCTCTAGCCAAATTCATCTTTGGCTGATATTCCAATGTGAAATACCCACGCTGCACACTTTTACGTAATTCACTCTCCAATAGAATACGTTCCAATGTTTTTGTTTCTGTTCCTGGTTCGTATACCTTTAAGCCGCTGCCCCCCAGCTCTTTCACATAATGAAGAGCTTTTTCAGCATTTTTCACTAGCTCTGATGCATTCTCCGCATGCTCCGGATAGGAAGCAATTCCATAGCTAGTCGATAGAGAGTAGGTTCGATTGCTGATGTTAATCGGAGCTTCCACAAATTCCTTGATTCGGCGGGCCTGATCTTCGGCTTGGTTAAAAGCCGCAGATAACGTAAAGGCAAACTCATCGCCAGATATCCGCCCAATTACCTCATCTTCTCCTACGGCCTGTCTTAACCTTTCCGCCATAACAGATAAGACATGATCCCCTTTTTCGTGGCCGAATGATTCATTGACGTATCGTAAACGGTC harbors:
- a CDS encoding EAL domain-containing protein, with product MQDYRKMMQSVIGEVSSQRPEEMLADIAYALDQSAIVAITDRAGRITYVNELFCEISQYTAEELIGSTHRKVNSDYHSRSFFQDMWSTIARGEMWHGEIRNRAKDGTYYWVDTKIIPIMSEEGAVPLRYIALRYNITERKIMEQKMLESAELYRLITENASDFIAVIDQTGRFQYASPSFDKLLGYQLTLHEDTLYSFVEKKNHDLIDRMLEMMAEDMQPEAMEVLISAHDGCSLVMKVSINPIREPGRYFQHWVVAMQDITNRKETENLIQSLEHTDQLTSLFNRIAFRQELLNKVEACKKTRTAFSLVHLNIDRLRYVNESFGHEKGDHVLSVMAERLRQAVGEDEVIGRISGDEFAFTLSAAFNQAEDQARRIKEFVEAPINISNRTYSLSTSYGIASYPEHAENASELVKNAEKALHYVKELGGSGLKVYEPGTETKTLERILLESELRKSVQRGYFTLEYQPKMNLARGELMGVEALVRWDHPELGRIAPDRFIPLAEESRLILPLGEWIFQEACKQAQRWQAAGYPPVRVAINMSTVQLEDPETVDRIKKVLHDTGIAPELIEIEVTESSFADKEYMKETLQAIRSLGITVAIDDFGTGYSNFSYIQELPADTIKIDMSFIRDIEMNENNRAIVKAIVTIAETAGLHVIAEGIESEEQARILLELGCQEGQGYFYSRPLPAEDCSLMMSL